The DNA window AGCGGACAGGCTctccagcgtcgagttccaGCCAGAGTGCGTCAGGAAGACGCCCACGGCGTCGTGCTCGAGAACCTTCTCCTGCGAGCACCACGTCGGAAGGACGCCACGGCCCTGGACTGCGGCGTAGAactccggcggcagcgcggcggcgtcggcgtctccCCTCTTGACGAGGTCGGGGCGGACGACCCAGACGAAGGCGTAGCCGCTGTCGGCGAGCCCCCACGCGAACTCCAGTAGCTGCTCGCTCGTCATCACCGCGATGCTGCCGTAGCTCACGTACACCACGGAGTTGCGCGGGTGGCCGTCGAGCCACTCGAGGACGCCGTCCTGCTCCTTCCAGAGGTTTGAGCCGATGGCTGTGTCCAATGGGCTGCCCTTGGGGACGACATGGCGAACGTGGAGGTGGAGCGGCCCGACGGTGTAGACCGGTGGGAGGATGGCGCGCATGGCGTCGAGTGCCGGCCGCTCGAAGTCGTCGAAGGTGTTGAGGATGACGGCGTCGGGGAGGGACAGCCGCTCGGCCTCGCGCATGATGAAGTTGAGCATCACGTCGCCGAGGTCCGTGGTCCGGATGAAGCTGGGGTAGTCGCGCAGCTGGACGCCGTCGCACATGCCGCGGGCGGcagcgccgtcgaccaccgTGTCGAGGTACCCGTCGGTGAGCTGCGACGCGTCCCGGAGCGGCACCAGGCCACGGTCGATGAGCTCGCGGTAGAGGCGACACCCCACGAAGCCGCAGGCGCTGGCCGTCCACAGCGCGGCGCACGGCACGCCGATCTCCCTCGCGGCGTCGTACGCGAACGACATgaggccgtcggcgacgaggcaGGTGACCGGCGGCGACCCCGACGCCGGCTCATTGAGCCTCGCCAGCAGCGCGAGGAGGTGGCCGAGGCAGTTCGTCATGGTGGACTGGCACAGCGCGGGGATGTCCTGCGTGGCGTCCTCGTCCTCGCCAGGCATCGCCGGTAGCCCGTCGGGGATGGCGGCGAAGACGAAGCCCGGCACGCcgtcgagcgcggcggcgccacgggaggcgaggaggcggcggtggttgaACTCGGTGTTGACGAAGGTGACGTGGAAGCCCCGGGCGTGGAGCAGCTTGGCGAGGTGCAGCGTCGGCGTGATGTCACCCTGCGACGGGTACGGCACGCAcacggcgtgcggcggcttGTCGCCGGGGACGCCCATCGCCGATGCCATTCTATGCCCGTTAATTAGTTTGcagcagagaaagagagatcgCTAGCTGTTCGTCTGGTAATGGGGAGATTACATTGGAGTCTATTTTATAGTCAACTGAGACGTTTTAAAGTTGGGGTGTGGCTAATGAGAGATGGATGCGATCCATCCCTTATCCCGCCTATACGCTCATCTTCCGCTTCCttctccctttcttctcttcctacaacaccataaatttttaaaaaaataaaaaataaagttagaaaaaattatgtatagaaatactatatataaaaaaatatttgaattcaaattcaaatttgaaaaggatacgtaaacttttaacttataaactttaggttataaactaatatttcaattcaaatttaaatttgaatcgggccCGTAAACTTtggacttataaactttgggtttataaaTATTAGATGTACAGaaatactatattaaaaaatatttgaattcaaattcaaagttgaatcggatatgtaaacttttgacttataaactttgggtctctaaactttatatgtgtaaactttaggtgtacaaactttaggtgcataaatctatccatctatcaatctatctattattacatactaaaagtccattaaacctCCTACAGACGTTACTAAGCCGTCACATGACATTTCTATAAATGCTCCTAGGCCGCcaagtggcgctctaataaattagagaaattccaagaaaaaataaaatatttaattttcatttaatctggtgaACCTATATTTTTTAACCGTTAGATCTAActaaaaaaataccaaatagaTTTATATTTAGAAAGAACCACGTTCTACGTCGATCCATCCCGTAGTGTACGTGCATGTTTCGTACGTGGCCCCttcccttcctttctttttttcttttttttttcactctcatgagataaaaaccaaattaataatttcagccaatagttgtaaaaatatatgttattccGAGTTGTATTCTATCacaagtctattaaacttcctacgaaCACACTCAAGTCATcatgtgacaccctatataCTCTCCTAAACCATcgcgtggcactctaataaattagaaaaatcttaaaaattatgagaaaaaagaaaaaaatatctgacCATCCATTATAACTTATAAACCGGTGAACCTATTATTCCTAACCATTAGATATATCTTAATTTTCTGTTTTCAATAAAAGAAAtctcctctctctatatatgtaCTCCTCCCTCTGTGGTATGTACGTGAATTTCCTATTTTATAGCTAGCAACCCCATATAAAAACTTAAGTGACCATAATTGTTAGTAAGTTATATAACAAACCACAACGATGCAGAGAAATCAAAATATTGAATAGGTTTTCAATGTGCGTGCTGCTTGCTTTAATTTGGTTATTCAAATAGGCTAACCTATTCTTGCTAGGATTATCAATGCAATGAGCATTAGGTCTACAAATAAGGGTGTGCATGCACGTGTTTTCATCCTCCTAAGCTCTACTAGATTTATCTTTTACTGGCTAAACAACAAGCACCTTAAATAATCAGCAAATTTGCGAACACATCTAAATTTAGATCCATGGtacctttaaaaaaattaatgattcAACCGTGGTAAACTTCTACGGAAAAGAACAATTTCTAGGACACGTCATCCTAATTACCatttaaatatatgtatatttagaTGTCTATTAAACTTCATACAAACACACCTATACTACCACGTGCTACGCATATAAACATTACTAAACTGTCACGTGGTATTATAATAAATCAGTGAACCATATATTTTCAActattagatttatctttttttcttaaaaaaaccacAATCCACATCCCTCGCCTCTATCCCACCGGCACAACTCTCCTCTCCCCACTGGCCCACCCTTCCCACCACCCCATACacgtacatatacatacatacactttCTCCGTCTCCAATAATTCTTTCTCTCATCTTcctattttataaataataattttaattataaaaatattatgaagaaaacaaatctaaccatcaatttttaattaaattggcAGACTTATAATTTCATCAATTTTCATTCAAATCAGTCGAGTTATAAGTTTAACAATTGGATTTAAAGACATAAATATTTCAAACTGATGAACCCATTAAATATACctcaataaaaacaaaatctccTTAGCAAATAACAACGAAACATTGAAAAACATGAAAACGTATATTATATATTCTTGAATCGTTTTACATAGTAAAGATCGATTAAACGTGCTCTATAGCACTCTCAATTCAccacatatgatattttaaaaaaattaaattcaaagagaaaataaattatatatctatGCATCGGTTTCCACTTAATTTGatgacccattatttttaactattagattgcttttctctttataaaaaaaactttaagcCACCACATGTCATGTCTTAAAGATCCTTAGAATGAGAAAACAACAAATCATAGGTTCGCCCTTAGATTGTTtacaaacattttcttttttaaaaaaacaatgtacCGTCCACCTCCCTCTCTAATCATATGCACATAACACTATTGCACTGCGAACCCTTTCTCATATCTGATTTGAGTTCTACGCTATTCGTTTCTCTCCAGTCTCCTCCCTATTTTCAGCTACAAAACTAAAGAgagaaacaaatattaaaaagagCATAATTTTAAGCTACgctgataattttattttatatatcatGTAATCGATTTTAGATGatggtttcttttttatataaagtcgCCACCTATTACCCCATAAATCCTCCTAGGCCTTTTAAACCGATAAGCCCATTATTTCCAACCATTAGTTCTATCTCATCTTAAAAGACAAGCGTGTATTCATAATACATCATCttccaaaataatatattgcaCAACCATATTTCTTCATCCAATATTATTTGCGCTAGGTTGCATGGAGTCTCACACACTCTCTACATGGAACGTTCGTATATGGATTCTTTCTCAAATTAAACAATAATATAAACCCATACATTTAGTGAAGCCTCATATCCCACCCAATTCATCCATCAATAAACAATGACAACCTATATTCAATtaaaaaacatcttacttttgaTTTTACACTTAATTTTCTATACATGTTTTCTAACACAAAATATGTCTAACTTAGTAGATATGaagaatattataaatatttgcTTATAgggattaatta is part of the Oryza glaberrima chromosome 4, OglaRS2, whole genome shotgun sequence genome and encodes:
- the LOC127769897 gene encoding 7-deoxyloganetin glucosyltransferase-like; the protein is MASAMGVPGDKPPHAVCVPYPSQGDITPTLHLAKLLHARGFHVTFVNTEFNHRRLLASRGAAALDGVPGFVFAAIPDGLPAMPGEDEDATQDIPALCQSTMTNCLGHLLALLARLNEPASGSPPVTCLVADGLMSFAYDAAREIGVPCAALWTASACGFVGCRLYRELIDRGLVPLRDASQLTDGYLDTVVDGAAARGMCDGVQLRDYPSFIRTTDLGDVMLNFIMREAERLSLPDAVILNTFDDFERPALDAMRAILPPVYTVGPLHLHVRHVVPKGSPLDTAIGSNLWKEQDGVLEWLDGHPRNSVVYVSYGSIAVMTSEQLLEFAWGLADSGYAFVWVVRPDLVKRGDADAAALPPEFYAAVQGRGVLPTWCSQEKVLEHDAVGVFLTHSGWNSTLESLSAGVPMLSWPFFAEQQTNCRYKRTEWGVGMEIGGEARRGEVAAMIREAMEGKKGREMRRRAQEWKEKAVRVTLPGGPGDTNLDRVIHEVLLSCKDKISRVNGDSV